DNA sequence from the Callospermophilus lateralis isolate mCalLat2 chromosome 2, mCalLat2.hap1, whole genome shotgun sequence genome:
CCAGGAAGGCAGAGTTTCAGAGATTCTCTTTTACTTTTTCACTCGGTTGTGTCATATTTATTTACTAACCCTAGTCCAGATTATTAACCCCTTTGCTCTCTTCTGTAAAGCAGCAAGAAAGGTCATCTCCCAGCTCTACTCTTCACTTGATTGATCTGTGAGAAGCTCTTGCCCTTTGCTCATGGAAAAATTCtgaatattttctgaaaaaagtgattttttaattttaattttttgtagttgtagatgaactgcatgcctttatcttatttgtatatggtgctaaggattgaatccagtgcctcacacatgctaggcaagtgctctgccactgagctataaaccCAACCCCAAAAGTGGTTTTTGTATGAGCCTTTATAGGTTAAATGAATTGATGGTGTGGAGCCCATAGACAGGGTTGCTTGCATATCCAGGAATGGTAGAATAGTGCTCAAAAGACCACGGACTCAGTGACCTGACATGATGTCATCATGTAATCTTGGTGCCCAATGTTGGTCAAGGAAATATACACAAACTTGTCTGAATTTGTCTATGTATCATTTGAATCTAGTGATTTGGCTCcaaatattattaatattgtgTCAAGTCTCTTCCACTGTGTCATTTGTAGACACCATCTGGGAATTGCCATCTGGGACATGGGATCTTGGCTTTCCTACAGAAGTCGTGTCTTCAGGTTGGCCACACCATATGTTATCACTGTGTGAACTGAAAGTAACCATTTGGTATGATATAGCTAACATTCTGGTTACATGTACCACTTCCCTTTAGTCACACTAAAGGTGACAATTTGTATTTAATGTGATTCATTTAAGTTTTCTTCTCTGGTTTTCCTTTATGATTTATGCAGCCTCCTTTGGAAAGTCTGGCGACTGTGGAAGAAACTGTTGTTCGAGACAAGGCTGTGGAGTCCCTGAGGCAGATCTCCCAGGAGCATACTCCTGTTGCTCTGGAAGCTCATTTTGTACCTCTGGTGAAACGCCTAGCAAGTGGGGATTGGTTTACTTCTCGAACATCTGCTTGTGGTTTGTTCAGCGTTTGCTATCCCAGGGCTTCAAATGTTGTCAAGGCGGAAATTAGACAGTAAGATATAACATTTTTTAGAAAAACATTTGGGGCTCTTGGGGACACATGGCTGACAACTTACACAGTACTCTGTTACCAGTGAGTTGCCAATATCAGGATAGTAGAAATGATGGCATCATTTTTATCATCAAGTTGAATGTatagtgtttttattttgttacttCTATGAGTAGGAACCTAATTACTGATATTTGTGAAGTAAAACCTTTAAAATGTCTGTTTGGGGGCATATTTAATTGAGAGTATATGGTAGAAAATACTTTCATTATTTTATGCTGCAGGCACTTCCGTTCCTTGTGCTCAGATGACACACCAATGGTACGACGAGCTGCTGCTTCCAAATTGGGTGAATTTGCGAAAGTTTTGGAATTAGACAGTGTGAAAACTGAAATTGTTCCATTGTTCACTAATCTAGCTTCAGATGAACAGGTAACATTAACTCTTTAGAATTTAAGGAACACAGATATGTTCCTCTCCTCTAACATCTTAAAATTTCTTTTCAGTAGTTTTGATTCTTACGTTAGGATTCTTTTTTGCAAAGTTAATACTTAATTCTGTCCTTAATCCTAGCTTATCTGAGTGTCCTTATGTTTCTTCTTAACCAGACCATAATTTTTCTCTCTTGTATTGGTAGCTGTTAAAGGAAGGAGGTGGCAAAGTGGAAAGGGGAGTCCTAATTAGAAAAGAAGACCAAAACTGTATCAAGGGATAATATGCCTTTGGAAATTGGCTGTATTGTAAGATAGGGGAATAAAGTTTCCTGGAATTTTGACTTTAAGATAAATAAGCATAGAATGTGCTATTTGATTTTTCACTAGTATATGATATTGCTTTACATAATAGCAATTTTAAATCCAAGGATCTAGATTTCATTGTAGTagaaatagtaataaaaatagcaAACACCTAAATAAAGTACTTAATATAGTTACAGTTGCCATTTTGTATGGGAGCAAGAGATGATGGCTGTGAACTCAGGTGGTAATAGTCAAGATGGAGAGGATCTCCATATAAGGTTTGGAGGTGGACACGCTATTTTAATACTGTTGCATTGGATGAAGGGAAGAAGAATCAAGATGTTCTAGATGGTGGTGTCATTGCTAAGATGGAGAAGTGTCTGGAAGGAGAAATAGGTGTAGAGGAGGAAATCAGAAGTTCTGGAAGAGAAGTGATTAACAGATTAACAAATATTTGTGCACATATATTTTAATAGATGACAGTGGTTCCTTAATTTAGCATCATTTTCAAATTCAAAAATGCCTCCATAATAATGACCAAGAAtagttctgcttttttttttttttaactgttttacTCATTCTTATAGAAAAATGACTGTGTTTTAGACATACAGTCAGTTATTTTTgatctacagtttttttttttttttaaatggggattAAGccaaggggtgctttaccactgagctacatccccagtccttttttactttttatttatttatttatttttttgagacagggtctcagtaagttcctTAAGACCTtaataagttgctgaagctggcctcgaatttacaatctttctgcctcagcctcttgaattgCTAGGATTATAGACATGCGCCACCACGCCCTTCTTTgagtttttatttacttatttatttatgtatctttagttttaggtggacacattattttgtttttatgtggtgctgagtattgaacccagtgcctcacgcatgccaggcgcacactccaccccagcccctctaatTGAGTTTTAATTGTATATTTCCACTTGCTCAGAGAACAGACGTGTCATGTTCACATTTGGCATTTACATTGGAAAACCGAGTTCATTAATCCCATACCTTTCTAATATTTTCTGCTGTGTCTTTCTAGACATGGTTACCTCCCAGCTGAGTCTGTCTTTGATTCTCAACATTTAAATTCCActgggtgctgtggcacatgcctgtaatcccagtgtgttgggaggctgagataggaggatcttgagttcatagCTAGTctcggctgagataggaggatcttgagttcatagctagtctcagcaacttagtgagatgctgtttcaaaataaaacataaaaaagggctggggatgtggctcagtggttaagcacccctggattcaatccctggtactaaaaaactaaaaccaaacaaaaaaacatataaaatCCATTCTTTTTGGTACTAACTTCATTTGTTCTGTATATTTCTTTCCAAATCACAATCTCATGCCTAAATATTTCTTATTGCCATTTCAAACTGAATATTTGAAAATTGAACTTCCTAAGTGATTTCTGTTATAAGTTATGCaagtgtaattttcatttttagacatctttaaaatattttttccacttaatatttacattttattttctttaataaaaactATTCCAGCATAGGTAATTTTCTTTTCACTTTAGAATAaagtcatttctatttttatgtcttttacatgttttatttattttagttgcttatttttctttttttaaaatacagcaGCACTGCCTCACACCACAACTAGTGCTCTGTGGCTCTTGGTGTACTAATAGAAAATTTTTGTTACTTTAGGATTCAGTGCGCCTCCTAGCTGTGGAAGCTTGTGTTAGTATTGCCCAGTTATTGTCTCAGGATGACCTTGAGGCCTTGGTAATGCCTACACTTCGACAAGCAGCAGAAGATAAATCCTGGCGAGTGCGCTATATGGTAGCCGACaaattttcagaggtaaaatgactaGACTAGCATTtttaagtattaaaaaataaaagaaaaaaactcacAGGTTTGCTGTTACATAAAAAGTTTGTGAATTAATTCTTTTGAATGGATAGTGTGACAAAAGTATATTCTTGAACATTGCACTGTCTTGTTCCTATTCATTATTTTGTTGGTATATTAAAATCAGTAAAAATTCTTTTATAGCTCCAGAAAGCAGTGGGTCCCAAAATCACCTTAAATGACCTCATCCCCGCCTTTCAGAACCTACTTAAAGACTGTGAAGCTGAAGTCCGAGCAGCTGCTGCCCACAAAGTAAAAGGTTAAGGAATTTAATTTGTGTTGCAACATGTGTTATGTATTATTCATTTTAGTGCTTTTTTTAATGCCTGTGAATATACATATTTTTGATTTTAGAATAGGTTTCAAATAGAGATGATTCATTGTGTGAAAATGTCATATTGTCATATAAAgttgcttttttatattttaagccaAACAATCATTTTGTCTTGTTTCTATAAAAATGCACTTAAAGATTAGGTTTGTGTgtgatacataatggcataaagaTGATAGACAACCTGCATTTAAAATAAGAGTCATTTGCTGTGATTTGATTGAACTTGCAACTGTTAAATTTCATCATTTGACTATAAAAGGTTCTATGAaagcattatttttttctatttctcttttagaACTTTGTGAGAACTTACCCATTGAAGGTAGAGAGACCATAATTATGAATCAAGTTCTACCCTATATAAAGGTACTTATAATGTCAGtttattttgtttcactctgCCCTATATGAAGTTAAATTAAACCTTacttcaattttgtttttcttttgccttAAAGCTCTTGGAGTTTAAAAGGTGGGTAAGGGATGAATGGGCAGATCTGTTAATTTATGATATTATTTATCACTTGTCTTTATttactataattttaaaatactgtttggtaCTTAGAGCATTTTAGTTGGGTCTCTTGCTTAACAGATGATCTGAGAAAATGTCAACTAATTAATCTATGTTGAAATAATGTTGTCTTTAAAATTCTGGGGAATTGGTATGGAGGTTCTGTTGTCTTGCATAAAAGActtaattttgattttattttaggaATTAGTATCTGATACCAATCAACATGTTAAATCAGCTCTAGCTTCTGTAATTATGGGATTGTCTACCATTTTGGGCAAAGAAAATACAATTGAACATCTTCTACCTCTTTTTTTAGCTCAGTTAAAGGATGAGGTGAGTCTGGCTATAAATTTTCTTGCTTCTTATAGACATTAATAGGATGTGATTTTGGcattgggtttcacgaaaataggAACCAAactatggatttttttttgtgtgtgtgtggttctagGGATTGCACCcacggccttgtgcatgtgaaacTATGGAaactttttataaatttttttttttttttttttttttttgcagtactagagattgaattcaggggcacatcAAGATACACCtcaggtcctttttattttttattttgagacagtcttgctaagtttcccagtggtttttttttttttttttaatatttgtttagtagttgatggaactttatttatctatttatatgtggtgctgagaattgaacccagtgcctcacacatgtgaggcaagtgctttaccattgggTAATAGCCCCAGTCCCCCAGTCTAGTTTTGAACTTGGCTATCCTCCTATCTTagtctcctgagtagttgggagtATAGGTGTCCATCATAGAGCCTGGCTATATAACTTATTTTAAAGCTGTTGGGATCTGGGGTTACAGATTATTCAGGAAATGGGGACAGGGATCTCTTAAAATGGTTTCTTTAAGTTAATATATCTttgatttaaaatgttttatttaattttacagTATCAGAAATTATAACGATAACTAACATTTATTAAGTAATTAATATGTGCCAGGTATGATCCTGTTTTATTACATGTAATCCTCACAGTATTATGAGATTAttataatcctttttttttagagagagagagagagagaattttttaatatttattttttagtttttggcagacacaacatctttgtttgtatgtggtgctgaggattgaacctgggctgcacgcatgccaggcgagtgcgctaccgcttgagccacatccccagccctattataaTCTTAATAATATTCCTATTTTATAGAGGAAACTGAGGGCCAGAGATCTTAAAATAACTTGCCTCAGGTTTTTCAGCAATGGCAGATCTGAGATttgaatatatttaatttaattctaGAACCTATATTCTTTATCATTTTATGGATTTTTCATAGAAAGTTCTGGTTCAGATCAGTTGCATTTATGTGTCTTGAATTATTTGTGTACTCAGTATTTAGTATTTCTTTTCAGTCTATCCCCCACACTCCTCATGATATTGGGGATGAAGCCAATGGCCTTattcatggtaggcaagtgctttgctacTGAGCTATGACTTTACCcctatacatttttttcatttgattcagtactttataattttaaaatttgctttagTAGTTTTTACATTATGACAGTAGAACTTAAGAAAGAAGACTTAATGTTTATATGTGGTTTTTGGGGACTTATGTATTTATGTAGTGTCCTGAAGTTCGTTTGAATATCATTTCCAATTTGGATTGTGTAAATGAAGTGATTGGAATCCGTCAGCTCTCTCAGTCTCTTCTTCCTGCCATAGTGGAACTGGCTGAAGATGCCAAGTGGCGGGTCCGGTTGGCCATCATTGAGTATATGCCACTGCTGGCAGGCCAGCTGGTGAGTATATGTGCTTCATGAACCAGATGGTAGCATTAAATAATAGAGATTAACTATGGCAAGTAGAAGGCCCTAAAGGCCTATCCGATTCTGTTCATTTAGATACATGAGAGTGTAATCTGGTTCTTGTTGCTTATAGGATGttcttttgttttcattattGTATTAGCTTCTAATATAAAAGGTATTATAGAAACACATTTCACTTTGCTGCTATCTAAAAGCAAAGCTATAGAAGGATATAATAAATTTCTTGGTGTATATACAAATTTTGTCATATTTAATACCTGTATGACATAAGGACTAATgaacagaaaagaaaagggaaatgtgATTTCAAGATAAGTCAGCTTGACTTTTTGTTCAAGGCAGCTTCCCTGTTTGTCTATATACCAATAAAAATACCCCTAAGAACCACTTTTCTGTTCTGATTAAAGGGAGCTAAGGAATCACCACCACATAGAAAAGTTTGTGATGCTAGTTATTTTGGCCAAAGCCTATATTATCATATTATCTGTTTTTGCAATCTGATATTACTGTAATCAAAATGTCAAAGCTGGACTTTATAGCCATattgctttttttcttcttcagtagGTGCTCTAGACAATTCTAAGTTTGATATAATCTTACTTGTGTTGGTAGCATTTATTATAGTGTATTATAACTAGTAAAATCTAGTTGAGGAGAAAATGATCTATTTTATTTTAGGGCAGGGGCTCTGTTTGGTGCTTCATTTTTAGTGGCTGCTGTAGTGCTTGTAATTCATTAGGCTCTTAACATTTGTCGACTGTTGAATAAGTAAGCTTgagaaaactcatgatatatgtcCCTGTTCTGCTGACATTAAACCAGTTTATACTTCCCCAGTCCTATTTCCATTATTTTCAGATCCCAATGTATGGGGTTTATTCTTTTCTTAGACCACTGAATTTGTATTGCTGATTTTGGTACATGTAGTTTATGAACCTGCATCTTGTTTTATAAAATTTGAAGTGTCCCTCTTCTGATTGGATGACAAAGATATCagcatatctttttttaaaaatttgttctaattagttgtacatggcagtagaatgcaaattttgacacaccatatataaatggagtacaacttctcactattctagttgtacatgatgtagaatcacactggtcctgtaatcatatatgtacatagggtaatgtctgattcatcttattatccttcctattcccatttcccctcccctcccttcactcctctcTGTCTTATCCAAAGTACCTCAATTCTTCCGTAGTCCCCACCCCCTTATTgaattagtatccacatatcagagaaaacatttggcctttgttttgggggattggcttattttacttagcacaatattctccagctccatccatttacctgcaaatgccataattgcattcttatttaaggctgagtaatattccattgtgtatatataccacattttctgtatccatttatctgttgaagggcatctaggttggttccatagtttggctattgtgaattgagctgctataaacattgatgtggctatgtcactgtagtaatcagcatatctttttaaaaaattttatggctgggcacggtggcacatgccacccagtggctcaggagactgaggcaggaggatagcagttcagagagccagcctcagcaaaagtgaggtgctaaacaactcagtgagaccctatctctaaataaaatacaaaataggactggggatgtggctcagtggttgaatgcccccgagttcaatacctggtacccatattaaaaaaaaaattattttggtactggggattgaacccaggggtgctttgccactgagttccatcctcagtcctttttattttgttgagagagggtcctgctaagttgcttagggtctccctaaattgctgaggttggcctcaaatttgcaatcctcctgcctaagcaggagttgctgggattacaggtatgtggcaCTGTGCCCAGCACATGTCAGCATATCTGATAGGGTGAGATACTTCCGTCACCCTTTTCCACTTTTACTTCCAAATGCTGAGGGGCAGAGTTTTCTGTTCTTTGCTGGTGACTGTCATGGGTCATTCTCCAGGGTGGAAAGCAGCTAATGGGTTTGCTGAAAACTGAAGGAAGAAGGTTGAATTTTAGTGCCATTTCTTTAAACCCCTGCTTCCCCTAGACCTGCAGTCTCTAAGGGCTGCTAgctgtacagaacagtatagaagTAAGACTAATGATGCCTGTCTGGCAGAGTGACATACGTCAGTCAGTCATGGATGTTTTGTTTAACAATTTCAATCTTGTGTTATTATGTATATTggccttaatttttctttttgtgtaaagatttttaaaaatcatttagtcaATTCATAAAATTCTCTCAAGACTGTATACATAGTCCGGCTTATAGACCATAGTGAGTAAATATAAAGTTAAAGCACAAATACCAGGAAATAAAagttaattaaattaaattaagactgaaggaaaatcctctacctgaaattaaaaatttcctCACTCTTCTAGTTGTTCATGATGAAGAACTTTTGAGAACTTTTATGGTAATCTTAGTGTCTGCCAGAATCTTTCAAAATCAATCACTGTTTCCAGAACTTTTAAATTATAtctctttatttaaaatatttcatcacTGGTCAGGAATTTCATTCCTAGAATTTTCATTTAGGAATTTCAAAAAACCAAAAGTCTAAACATGTAGACCTCAGAAAGTAATCACCAGTAAAGTACCTATTATAGTGCTTACCCATGTGGTATGAAGCCAGGCAAGAGGTCTGTGTAAATCAGCTCCTAAAGCTTTTCCCCAGCCTGTATTGAGGTGGCCCCATTAATAAGAGGAGCAGGGATGGGAAAGCCAGCATGGTTCTACTTGCGACTTCACGCTGGAGCCTTCTATTCTTGTTCCTGCTTTATTCTCTCTCCAGTACTTTCTCCCATCATCCCAGAAATAGTCTCTTTAATTGGGGATAGCCAATTCCTAGAATTGGTTGTATTAACCAAAAAGGGAAGACAAGTAAGAGTTACATTGACAGATATTTTCCTGggtaatttattttttacaaataaattttgCTTCATAGACTATCTACATTGCATTCTTCCTACTGTTCTCTAGTATAGTGTCTGGCCTCTgaacactctcttctctcctgttaAGCAAGCCTGTACCATCTCACTTATGCTTCTCTTATAATTTTTATCCAGTAAAATAGATTTATAGTTAGTAAATTCCATGGTTTTCTTTTTATGGTGGTTTC
Encoded proteins:
- the Ppp2r1b gene encoding serine/threonine-protein phosphatase 2A 65 kDa regulatory subunit A beta isoform isoform X4 is translated as MKFFFEKLRLNSIKKLSTIALALGVERTRTELLPFLTDTIYDEDEVLLALAEQLGNFTGLVGGPDFAHCLLPPLESLATVEETVVRDKAVESLRQISQEHTPVALEAHFVPLVKRLASGDWFTSRTSACGLFSVCYPRASNVVKAEIRQHFRSLCSDDTPMVRRAAASKLGEFAKVLELDSVKTEIVPLFTNLASDEQDSVRLLAVEACVSIAQLLSQDDLEALVMPTLRQAAEDKSWRVRYMVADKFSELQKAVGPKITLNDLIPAFQNLLKDCEAEVRAAAAHKVKELCENLPIEGRETIIMNQVLPYIKELVSDTNQHVKSALASVIMGLSTILGKENTIEHLLPLFLAQLKDECPEVRLNIISNLDCVNEVIGIRQLSQSLLPAIVELAEDAKWRVRLAIIEYMPLLAGQLGVEFFDEKLNSLCMAWLVDHVYAIREAATNNLMKLVQKFGTEWAQNTIVPKVLVMANDPNYLHRMTTLFCINALSEACGQEITTKQMLPIVLKMAGDQVANVRFNVAKSLQKIGPILDTNALQGEVKPVLQKLGQDEDMDVKYFAQEAISVVAQRLRKLDFPVKDSEEPSVPGADKNHFLRPRVLGEDTGKAQRDRAAWVASEEAVEAAQCGVQMQQRSVPAQGFRSCSLGPMLSSDTMYCL
- the Ppp2r1b gene encoding serine/threonine-protein phosphatase 2A 65 kDa regulatory subunit A beta isoform isoform X3 — protein: MAGAAGPGTGLGAAGGDGDDSLYPIAVLIDELRNEDVQLRLNSIKKLSTIALALGVERTRTELLPFLTDTIYDEDEVLLALAEQLGNFTGLVGGPDFAHCLLPPLESLATVEETVVRDKAVESLRQISQEHTPVALEAHFVPLVKRLASGDWFTSRTSACGLFSVCYPRASNVVKAEIRQHFRSLCSDDTPMVRRAAASKLGEFAKVLELDSVKTEIVPLFTNLASDEQDSVRLLAVEACVSIAQLLSQDDLEALVMPTLRQAAEDKSWRVRYMVADKFSELQKAVGPKITLNDLIPAFQNLLKDCEAEVRAAAAHKVKELCENLPIEGRETIIMNQVLPYIKELVSDTNQHVKSALASVIMGLSTILGKENTIEHLLPLFLAQLKDECPEVRLNIISNLDCVNEVIGIRQLSQSLLPAIVELAEDAKWRVRLAIIEYMPLLAGQLGVEFFDEKLNSLCMAWLVDHVYAIREAATNNLMKLVQKFGTEWAQNTIVPKVLVMANDPNYLHRMTTLFCINALSEACGQEITTKQMLPIVLKMAGDQVANVRFNVAKSLQKIGPILDTNALQGEVKPVLQKLGQDEDMDVKYFAQEAISVVAQRLRKLDFPVKDSEEPSVPGADKNHFLRPRVLGEDTGKFLPLMSRHKETERLGWLPRRQ
- the Ppp2r1b gene encoding serine/threonine-protein phosphatase 2A 65 kDa regulatory subunit A beta isoform isoform X1, which translates into the protein MAGAAGPGTGLGAAGGDGDDSLYPIAVLIDELRNEDVQLRLNSIKKLSTIALALGVERTRTELLPFLTDTIYDEDEVLLALAEQLGNFTGLVGGPDFAHCLLPPLESLATVEETVVRDKAVESLRQISQEHTPVALEAHFVPLVKRLASGDWFTSRTSACGLFSVCYPRASNVVKAEIRQHFRSLCSDDTPMVRRAAASKLGEFAKVLELDSVKTEIVPLFTNLASDEQDSVRLLAVEACVSIAQLLSQDDLEALVMPTLRQAAEDKSWRVRYMVADKFSELQKAVGPKITLNDLIPAFQNLLKDCEAEVRAAAAHKVKELCENLPIEGRETIIMNQVLPYIKELVSDTNQHVKSALASVIMGLSTILGKENTIEHLLPLFLAQLKDECPEVRLNIISNLDCVNEVIGIRQLSQSLLPAIVELAEDAKWRVRLAIIEYMPLLAGQLGVEFFDEKLNSLCMAWLVDHVYAIREAATNNLMKLVQKFGTEWAQNTIVPKVLVMANDPNYLHRMTTLFCINALSEACGQEITTKQMLPIVLKMAGDQVANVRFNVAKSLQKIGPILDTNALQGEVKPVLQKLGQDEDMDVKYFAQEAISVVAQRLRKLDFPVKDSEEPSVPGADKNHFLRPRVLGEDTGKAQRDRAAWVASEEAVEAAQCGVQMQQRSVPAQGFRSCSLGPMLSSDTMYCL
- the Ppp2r1b gene encoding serine/threonine-protein phosphatase 2A 65 kDa regulatory subunit A beta isoform isoform X2, producing MAGAAGPGTGLGAAGGDGDDSLYPIAVLIDELRNEDVQLRLNSIKKLSTIALALGVERTRTELLPFLTDTIYDEDEVLLALAEQLGNFTGLVGGPDFAHCLLPPLESLATVEETVVRDKAVESLRQISQEHTPVALEAHFVPLVKRLASGDWFTSRTSACGLFSVCYPRASNVVKAEIRQHFRSLCSDDTPMVRRAAASKLGEFAKVLELDSVKTEIVPLFTNLASDEQDSVRLLAVEACVSIAQLLSQDDLEALVMPTLRQAAEDKSWRVRYMVADKFSELQKAVGPKITLNDLIPAFQNLLKDCEAEVRAAAAHKVKELCENLPIEGRETIIMNQVLPYIKELVSDTNQHVKSALASVIMGLSTILGKENTIEHLLPLFLAQLKDECPEVRLNIISNLDCVNEVIGIRQLSQSLLPAIVELAEDAKWRVRLAIIEYMPLLAGQLGVEFFDEKLNSLCMAWLVDHVYAIREAATNNLMKLVQKFGTEWAQNTIVPKVLVMANDPNYLHRMTTLFCINALSEACGQEITTKQMLPIVLKMAGDQVANVRFNVAKSLQKIGPILDTNALQGEVKPVLQKLGQDEDMDVKYFAQEAISVVAQRLRKLDFPVKDSEEPSVPGADKNHFLRPRVLGEDTGKAQRDRAAWVASEEAVEAAQCGVQMQQRDQHVSCM
- the Ppp2r1b gene encoding serine/threonine-protein phosphatase 2A 65 kDa regulatory subunit A beta isoform isoform X5 — encoded protein: MAGAAGPGTGLGAAGGDGDDSLYPIAVLIDELRNEDVQLRLNSIKKLSTIALALGVERTRTELLPFLTDTIYDEDEVLLALAEQLGNFTGLVGGPDFAHCLLPPLESLATVEETVVRDKAVESLRQISQEHTPVALEAHFVPLVKRLASGDWFTSRTSACGLFSVCYPRASNVVKAEIRQHFRSLCSDDTPMVRRAAASKLGEFAKVLELDSVKTEIVPLFTNLASDEQDSVRLLAVEACVSIAQLLSQDDLEALVMPTLRQAAEDKSWRVRYMVADKFSELQKAVGPKITLNDLIPAFQNLLKDCEAEVRAAAAHKVKELCENLPIEGRETIIMNQVLPYIKELVSDTNQHVKSALASVIMGLSTILGKENTIEHLLPLFLAQLKDECPEVRLNIISNLDCVNEVIGIRQLSQSLLPAIVELAEDAKWRVRLAIIEYMPLLAGQLGVEFFDEKLNSLCMAWLVDHVYAIREAATNNLMKLVQKFGTEWAQNTIVPKVLVMANDPNYLHRMTTLFCINALSEACGQEITTKQMLPIVLKMAGDQVANVRFNVAKSLQKIGPILDTNALQGEVKPVLQKLGQDEDMDVKYFAQEAISGTKRPSGLGGFRGGSRGSPVWGTNAAKGPACQLHVNTRDTFAQLETAELVHFPQSRD
- the Ppp2r1b gene encoding serine/threonine-protein phosphatase 2A 65 kDa regulatory subunit A beta isoform isoform X6, coding for MAGAAGPGTGLGAAGGDGDDSLYPIAVLIDELRNEDVQLRLNSIKKLSTIALALGVERTRTELLPFLTDTIYDEDEVLLALAEQLGNFTGLVGGPDFAHCLLPPLESLATVEETVVRDKAVESLRQISQEHTPVALEAHFVPLVKRLASGDWFTSRTSACGLFSVCYPRASNVVKAEIRQHFRSLCSDDTPMVRRAAASKLGEFAKVLELDSVKTEIVPLFTNLASDEQDSVRLLAVEACVSIAQLLSQDDLEALVMPTLRQAAEDKSWRVRYMVADKFSELQKAVGPKITLNDLIPAFQNLLKDCEAEVRAAAAHKVKELCENLPIEGRETIIMNQVLPYIKELVSDTNQHVKSALASVIMGLSTILGKENTIEHLLPLFLAQLKDECPEVRLNIISNLDCVNEVIGIRQLSQSLLPAIVELAEDAKWRVRLAIIEYMPLLAGQLGVEFFDEKLNSLCMAWLVDHVYAIREAATNNLMKLVQKFGTEWAQNTIVPKVLVMANDPNYLHRMTTLFCINALSEACGQEITTKQMLPIVLKMAGDQVANVRFNVAKSLQKIGPILDTNALQGEVKPVLQKLGQDEDMDVKYFAQEAISVFTFDV
- the Ppp2r1b gene encoding serine/threonine-protein phosphatase 2A 65 kDa regulatory subunit A beta isoform isoform X7, which encodes MAGAAGPGTGLGAAGGDGDDSLYPIAVLIDELRNEDVQLRLNSIKKLSTIALALGVERTRTELLPFLTDTIYDEDEVLLALAEQLGNFTGLVGGPDFAHCLLPPLESLATVEETVVRDKAVESLRQISQEHTPVALEAHFVPLVKRLASGDWFTSRTSACGLFSVCYPRASNVVKAEIRQHFRSLCSDDTPMVRRAAASKLGEFAKVLELDSVKTEIVPLFTNLASDEQDSVRLLAVEACVSIAQLLSQDDLEALVMPTLRQAAEDKSWRVRYMVADKFSELQKAVGPKITLNDLIPAFQNLLKDCEAEVRAAAAHKVKELCENLPIEGRETIIMNQVLPYIKELVSDTNQHVKSALASVIMGLSTILGKENTIEHLLPLFLAQLKDECPEVRLNIISNLDCVNEVIGIRQLSQSLLPAIVELAEDAKWRVRLAIIEYMPLLAGQLGVEFFDEKLNSLCMAWLVDHVYAIREAATNNLMKLVQKFGTEWAQNTIVPKVLVMANDPNYLHRMTTLFCINALSEACGQEITTKQMLPIVLKMAGDQVANVRFNVAKSLQKIGPILDTNALQGEVKPVLQKLGQDEDMDVKYFAQEAISVLALA